From a single Luteolibacter arcticus genomic region:
- a CDS encoding ShlB/FhaC/HecB family hemolysin secretion/activation protein, with translation MILPRPSFAGFVPLGRLVLAGIPLALAMAMLGQEPDSPEVVPAGEGVAEPVLPPPGSLDFLAQPVDPPSAPSVSLVPKEAYVLPPVDEYLPARATVVPLVRVDRVRFEGNTAIADRELAAEVAPFMGGELSPEDLDRLCHGLTSLHVDRGYINSGATVPDRAAPDGTLTVQITEGKVTDLIVEGNHSLSDGYLAMKMIGSGGVPLHFPTLQRQLQVLQENPNIARINAELKPGLAPGEALMVMDLEELPRWGYGMDFHNQRSPSVGGEQAEVWFEDRSLTGFSDNLRVRLGLFSGEPEELDFAGLGNTSLYYQRPILADDTSLVIGGSREDYSILEEPFRGLAIDGESWTVTGGLRHPLYRSLNDEVWLSLLLEKSEDKTFVLGRPFTVSPGSVDGELDLTRLSLGAEWTRRTQSSVLAARTAVTAGIDALGATQQPSEPDSEFLLWSAGVQYSKRLSKRDDVLVVQAGFQMTNDALPPPAQFRMGGRYTVRGYRENYMVRDQGFFAGVEYQIPLRTGTAESNWSLWLAPFVDGGMGWDRKESDREALLSCGVGLRGTVSDWFEGELYFGLPLRNRSDQDSDLQDHGIHFRVGLARF, from the coding sequence GTGATCCTCCCTCGACCGTCATTTGCCGGTTTCGTCCCCCTTGGCCGGCTTGTCTTGGCCGGCATTCCGCTGGCGCTGGCAATGGCGATGCTCGGGCAAGAACCGGATTCCCCGGAGGTCGTCCCGGCTGGTGAAGGAGTGGCTGAGCCGGTACTGCCGCCGCCGGGTTCGTTGGATTTCCTCGCGCAGCCTGTGGATCCGCCTTCGGCTCCCTCGGTGTCGCTGGTGCCCAAGGAGGCCTACGTGTTGCCGCCGGTGGACGAGTATTTGCCTGCCCGCGCGACGGTCGTTCCCCTGGTGCGTGTCGACCGTGTGCGCTTCGAAGGAAATACGGCGATCGCGGATCGCGAGCTCGCGGCCGAGGTCGCCCCATTCATGGGAGGGGAGCTCAGCCCGGAGGATCTCGACCGCCTCTGCCATGGCTTGACGAGCCTTCATGTCGATCGCGGATATATCAACTCCGGCGCGACGGTTCCCGATCGTGCTGCACCGGATGGAACCCTAACGGTGCAGATCACGGAGGGGAAGGTCACGGACCTGATCGTGGAGGGAAACCACTCGCTGTCCGACGGCTATCTCGCGATGAAGATGATCGGCAGCGGCGGCGTGCCGCTGCATTTCCCGACGCTGCAGCGCCAGCTCCAGGTTCTCCAGGAGAACCCCAACATCGCGCGCATCAATGCGGAATTGAAGCCGGGGTTGGCGCCGGGCGAGGCCCTGATGGTGATGGACCTGGAGGAGCTGCCGCGGTGGGGATATGGGATGGACTTCCATAACCAGCGCAGTCCCTCGGTCGGCGGGGAACAAGCGGAGGTGTGGTTCGAGGACCGCAGCTTGACCGGATTCAGCGACAACCTGCGGGTGCGGCTCGGACTGTTTTCGGGGGAGCCGGAGGAACTCGACTTCGCCGGGCTGGGGAATACGTCGCTCTACTACCAGCGTCCGATTCTAGCCGACGATACCAGCCTGGTGATTGGCGGATCGAGGGAGGACTATTCGATCCTTGAGGAACCGTTCCGCGGCCTGGCGATCGATGGCGAGAGCTGGACCGTGACGGGAGGACTGCGGCATCCGCTCTACCGGTCGCTCAACGACGAGGTGTGGCTGTCGTTGCTGTTAGAAAAGAGCGAGGACAAGACGTTCGTGCTCGGCAGGCCGTTCACGGTCTCGCCCGGGTCGGTCGATGGAGAGCTCGACCTGACCCGGCTGTCGCTGGGGGCCGAGTGGACCCGGCGGACGCAGAGCTCGGTCTTGGCGGCGCGAACCGCGGTGACGGCAGGCATCGATGCCTTGGGCGCGACGCAGCAACCCAGCGAGCCCGATAGTGAATTTCTGCTTTGGTCGGCGGGCGTGCAGTATTCGAAGCGGCTCTCGAAGAGGGACGATGTCTTGGTGGTCCAAGCCGGCTTCCAGATGACGAATGACGCCTTGCCGCCGCCCGCGCAGTTCCGGATGGGAGGACGTTACACGGTGCGTGGATATCGGGAGAACTACATGGTGCGGGACCAGGGATTCTTTGCCGGCGTAGAGTATCAGATTCCATTGCGGACCGGCACGGCGGAATCGAACTGGAGCTTGTGGCTGGCACCGTTTGTCGATGGCGGCATGGGATGGGACCGGAAGGAATCCGACAGGGAGGCGCTCCTGTCCTGTGGCGTCGGCCTGCGAGGAACCGTGTCGGATTGGTTCGAGGGAGAGTTGTATTTCGGGCTTCCCTTGCGGAACCGCAGCGACCAAGACTCCGATCTTCAGGACCACGGGATTCACTTCCGGGTCGGCCTTGCCCGATTCTAG